Proteins encoded by one window of Panicum virgatum strain AP13 chromosome 7N, P.virgatum_v5, whole genome shotgun sequence:
- the LOC120681055 gene encoding amino acid transporter AVT1I-like produces AGIGLLSIPYALSQGGWSSLAVFLAIAAICYYTGILLQRCMDASPLVDTYPDIGALAFGRRGRLAVAAFMYLELYLVAVDFLILEGDNLRKLFPGAAGFRLGGLRVGTKQGFVLAAALAVLPTTWFSSLSVLAYAAAGGALASVVLIAAVMWVAVLDGVGFHERGRLVRWAGMPSAVSLYSFCFSGHAVFPMIYSGMKDRRRFPRALLICFAVSTLSYGFMGVTGYLMYGDALMSQVTLNLPSGKVSSKVAIYTTLVNPLTKYALVVAPIAEAIEAALGVRKSRLLCALVRTALVVGTAVVALAVPFFADVVALTGALLSCTATLLLPSLCYLRVRAKLGYKKPWLETAACVAIVAVGAAIVVLGTYSSVKQIVQRLK; encoded by the exons GCAGGGATCGGGCTGCTGTCCATCCCCTACGCACTGTCGCAGGGCGGCTGGTCGAGCCTGGCCGTCttcctcgccatcgccgccatcTGCTACTACACGGGCATCCTCCTGCAGCGCTGCATGGACGCCAGCCCGCTCGTGGACACCTACCCGGACATCGGCGCGCTGGCGTTCGGCCGCCggggccgcctcgccgtcgccgccttcaTGTACCTCGAGCTCTACCTCGTCGCCGTCGACTTCCTCATCCTCGAGGGCGACAACCTGCGCAAGCTGTTCCCGGGCGCCGCGGGCTTCCGGCTCGGCGGCCTCCGCGTCGGCACCAAGCAGGGGttcgtgctcgccgccgcgctcgccgtgcTCCCGACCACGTGGTTCAGCAGCCTCAGCGTGCTCGCgtacgcggccgccggcggcgcgctcgcgtCCGTCGTCCTCATCGCCGCCGTCATGTGGGTCGCCGTGCTCGACGGGGTCGGGTTCCACGAGCGGGGCAGGCTCGTGCGCTGGGCCGGCATGCCCAGCGCCGTCAGCCTCTACTCCTTCTGCTTCAGCGGCCACGCCGTCTTCCCCATGATCTACAGCGGGATGAAGGACAGGAGGAGGTTCCCGAGGGCGCTCCTCATCTGCTTCGCCGTGAGCACGCTCAGCTACGGCTTCATGGGCGTCACCGGGTACCTCATGTACGGCGACGCGCTCATGTCGCAG GTCACCCTCAACCTCCCGTCCGGGAAGGTGAGCTCCAAGGTCGCCATCTACACGACGCTGGTGAACCCGCTGACCAAGTACGCGCTGGTGGTGGCCCCGATCGCCGAGGCCATCGAGGCGGCGCTCGGCGTTCGAAAGAGCCGGCTCCTCTGTGCCCTCGTCCGGACGGCGCTAGTAGTCGGCACGGCCGTCGTCGCGCTGGCCGTGCCCTTCTTCGCCGATGTCGTCGCGCTCACCGGCGCGCTCCTCAGCTGCACGGCCACCTTGCTGCTGCCGAGCCTGTGCTACCTCAGGGTCCGCGCCAAGCTCGGGTACAAGAAGCCGTGGCTGGAGACGGCGGCCTGCGTGGCTATCGTCGCAGTTGGCGCGGCCATTGTTGTGCTAGGCACATACAGCTCTGTAAAGCAAATCGTCCAGAGGCTTAAATAG